The following is a genomic window from Citrifermentans bemidjiense Bem.
TTCGCGCGGGTATTGATCGCCCAGGCGGCAGTCGTGATGGGCGCCCACTGGTTCGGCCACCCGGGGGGGGATCTTCCATTTTTTCAGCAGAGCCCCCCCGACGTCGGCGTGGTCGAAGCCGAACTTCTCGCGTTCCGCGCGGTGCAAGAGGGTGTCCGTCGCCCGGCACTGTTCCAAAAGCTCCAGGCAGATCCCCGGCACCCGGACGTACATCACCAGTCGGCCGATATCGTGGAGGATGCCGGCGACGAAGAAGCGCTCGAGGTTCGCCTCGCGCTGGCTGGTGGCAAGAATCCGCGCCGCGAGCCCGGTGGCGATGCTGTGCTTCCAGAACTGCTCCATGTTGACCAGGTCCTCGGGGATCCCCTTGAAGACGTCCATGACTGAGAGGGCCAGCGCCAAGTCGCGCACCTGGAGCACCCCGATGATGGTCACGGCCTGGGTGATAGTGTCGATCTTCGAGAAGTAGCCGAACAGGGGGCTGTTGGCGAGCTTGAGGATCCTGGCGGTAAGCCCCTGGTCCTCGGAGATGATCTTGGCGATGTCCCCGATGGAACTGCGGGGGTGGTCGATCGCCTCCGATAGTTGCGAGTAAAACATCGGAAGGGAATGTATGGTGGAGACGTCCTCCACCATGTGCTCCACCGAAGAATGCGGCTTACGGTGCACGGGTGGCCCTCCTTTCGGTGCAAAGACGTAGCAGCTCCTTCACCGCGGGATGCTCCGGGTCGTTGTGTACGAACAGCCTCTCCACCTCGGCTCGCGCCTGGCGTAAAAGCTCGGGGTCCACCTCCTCGTGCTGAGGCGCCTCGGCGTCCTCGGCGATACCTTCGCCTACGATCTCGACCTCGAGCACCCCCCACATCCTGAAGATCGAGAAATGCTTCTCGGTAAGCTCCGCTCCGGTCGGAAGCAGCATCCTGCCGCTGCGGTCGCAGACGTTGCGGCTTAAAACCATACCGGGGGCCAGGTTGTCGATGTGGACAACTGCCAAGAAGACCTCCTTTGTTGCACCTGCTTGCAGTGGGCCGCGTCCTCATGAATTTAGCTGCTACTTGCGTATCGGTGCTTGTTGCGGTTTCTTTAGCCCCTGGACCGCATCCGGCAGGAAGATGGCAAAAAAGCGGTCCGGCGCCGCCCCCCATGGACCCGGCAGGAACCAGTGGGATAGGGGCGCTATGGGGTTGACATGAACCCCAACCCTGGTCTTTAATAGGCGATGTCCAAACTCACTCATGAAGATCCTCGTTCCTCGAAAGCCACCTTCTGGCTGATACTGACCACCTTC
Proteins encoded in this region:
- a CDS encoding HDOD domain-containing protein, coding for MHRKPHSSVEHMVEDVSTIHSLPMFYSQLSEAIDHPRSSIGDIAKIISEDQGLTARILKLANSPLFGYFSKIDTITQAVTIIGVLQVRDLALALSVMDVFKGIPEDLVNMEQFWKHSIATGLAARILATSQREANLERFFVAGILHDIGRLVMYVRVPGICLELLEQCRATDTLLHRAEREKFGFDHADVGGALLKKWKIPPRVAEPVGAHHDCRLGDQYPRESSILHIADIIAHALQLGNSGEIFVPELDKGVWDRLQISCYFLPTLVKQVDSTYEQTVSVLFGSEDGSQ